From the genome of Pedobacter sp. MC2016-14, one region includes:
- a CDS encoding LamB/YcsF family protein, with translation MKRIDLNCDMGEGFGNYAMPDDEVLMQFITSANIACGFHAGDARTMEKTVKLAIKNNVAIGAHPGLQDLQGFGRREMAISPREAYQICLYQIGALSAFVRASGGVLHHVKAHGALYNMAARDKGLADALSQAVYDFDPVLILYGLAGSEMITSAQKLGLATASEVFADRTYQDNGLLTPRSHENSMIKDEELAIDQVMKMVMNQQVISTNQNTVQLLAETLCLHGDGEHAVAFAKKINQTLKSQGIELKKP, from the coding sequence ATGAAAAGGATAGATTTAAACTGTGATATGGGCGAAGGTTTTGGGAACTATGCCATGCCTGATGATGAGGTTTTGATGCAGTTCATTACCTCAGCAAATATCGCCTGTGGTTTTCATGCCGGAGATGCCAGAACAATGGAAAAAACAGTTAAATTGGCCATAAAGAATAATGTAGCTATTGGTGCCCATCCTGGTCTGCAGGATCTTCAAGGTTTTGGCCGACGGGAAATGGCGATTAGTCCAAGAGAAGCTTACCAGATTTGTCTTTATCAAATTGGTGCACTTAGTGCATTTGTTAGGGCATCCGGAGGGGTGTTGCATCATGTTAAAGCGCATGGCGCACTTTACAATATGGCTGCCAGAGATAAAGGACTGGCCGATGCACTGTCACAGGCGGTATATGATTTTGATCCTGTACTAATCTTGTACGGACTGGCTGGAAGTGAAATGATAACATCTGCACAAAAGCTAGGATTGGCTACGGCTTCTGAGGTCTTTGCCGACCGGACTTATCAGGATAACGGTTTGCTAACCCCAAGGAGTCATGAAAATTCCATGATTAAAGATGAAGAGCTAGCTATTGATCAGGTAATGAAGATGGTGATGAATCAACAGGTGATTTCCACCAATCAGAATACCGTTCAGTTGCTGGCAGAAACGTTATGTCTGCATGGAGATGGTGAACATGCTGTTGCATTTGCGAAAAAAATAAACCAAACCTTAAAATCTCAAGGCATTGAGCTTAAGAAACCATAA
- a CDS encoding biotin-dependent carboxyltransferase family protein produces the protein MQIKILKPGILSTVQDLGRYSYRSQAVAVSGAMDTLSHRLANKALGNPDDAPTIEFTYASAEFSCETDVLIAYSGAGAFLVHNGIQLISDSPVFLSRGSRVKLINNPDGARTYLAIAGGWYVPTVMGSCSTYLTAKLGGINGEVLTAAQLINANPLITNITAAIIRKFNNLENAEKALRIHTQSFLSAKRKTIRVFMAREHDWFEDSSIFSLLNDPFKIGFQSNRMGYQLEGMAMKRTTQKELLSTAVTPGSIQVNGAGQLILLMADCQTTGGYPRIAQVTEVDLPLCAQLKPGDVINFKKISHDEAEKLYIAREKELKKLDAAIASRLSY, from the coding sequence ATGCAAATAAAGATTTTAAAACCAGGGATTTTGTCAACCGTCCAGGATTTGGGCAGGTATAGTTATCGCTCACAAGCAGTGGCGGTTTCAGGAGCAATGGATACCCTTTCTCATAGACTGGCAAATAAAGCACTGGGAAATCCTGATGATGCTCCTACCATCGAGTTCACCTACGCATCAGCAGAGTTTAGTTGTGAAACTGATGTTTTGATTGCATATTCCGGAGCTGGGGCCTTTCTAGTCCATAACGGTATACAATTAATTTCCGATAGCCCTGTATTTCTTTCCAGGGGTTCAAGGGTAAAACTAATCAATAATCCGGATGGGGCCAGAACTTATCTGGCTATTGCAGGAGGATGGTATGTCCCTACCGTTATGGGCAGCTGCAGTACTTACCTTACAGCAAAACTTGGCGGCATTAACGGAGAGGTACTTACGGCTGCTCAACTGATAAACGCTAATCCTTTAATTACTAATATAACCGCGGCAATTATCAGAAAATTTAACAATCTTGAAAATGCTGAAAAAGCTTTGCGGATACACACGCAGTCATTCCTTTCCGCTAAGCGCAAAACGATCAGGGTATTTATGGCCAGGGAACATGACTGGTTTGAAGATAGCTCCATTTTCAGCTTGCTAAATGATCCGTTCAAAATCGGGTTCCAGAGCAATAGGATGGGTTACCAACTGGAAGGGATGGCCATGAAAAGAACTACTCAGAAAGAGTTGTTAAGTACTGCAGTTACTCCGGGCAGCATACAAGTAAACGGTGCCGGGCAGCTTATTTTATTAATGGCAGACTGTCAGACCACCGGTGGATATCCCAGAATAGCACAGGTGACGGAAGTAGATTTGCCCCTTTGCGCTCAACTCAAACCTGGAGATGTGATCAATTTCAAAAAGATCAGCCATGATGAAGCCGAAAAGCTATATATTGCCAGAGAGAAGGAACTAAAAAAGTTGGATGCTGCGATTGCAAGCAGGTTATCATATTAA
- the pxpB gene encoding 5-oxoprolinase subunit PxpB, with product MFSIYPLSEQSVTLEFGQQISGHIADAIYRFDLLLKENPFRGFITTVTGYTTLTVFYSAVVVNESDLPGVNVFSKIRTHLESLKSLPGITDLREQKIIKIPVLYGGCYGPDLEEVANHAGMPVDQVINIHSSAIYKIFMIGFVPGFPYLGGMDERISAPRKSSPRAKIPAGSVGIAGSQTGIYSLETPGGWQIIGRTPLTLFDHQRVQPSLLQAGESVKFVPITAKEFNDFH from the coding sequence ATGTTTAGTATTTATCCTTTGAGTGAGCAATCTGTAACGTTGGAATTTGGCCAGCAGATTAGTGGACATATAGCTGATGCTATTTATCGTTTCGATCTTCTTTTAAAGGAGAATCCTTTTAGGGGATTTATCACAACGGTAACTGGTTATACTACGCTTACGGTTTTTTATAGTGCAGTAGTAGTAAATGAGAGCGATTTACCTGGTGTAAATGTATTTTCAAAGATCCGTACGCATCTTGAAAGCTTGAAATCTTTGCCTGGAATTACCGATTTAAGGGAACAAAAAATTATAAAAATACCCGTGCTCTACGGTGGCTGTTATGGACCAGATCTGGAGGAAGTGGCCAATCATGCCGGAATGCCCGTAGATCAGGTCATCAATATTCACAGTTCAGCCATTTACAAGATCTTTATGATTGGTTTTGTACCGGGTTTTCCATACCTGGGAGGAATGGACGAACGGATATCTGCGCCTAGAAAGTCTTCGCCAAGAGCTAAGATTCCTGCCGGCTCAGTTGGTATCGCTGGCAGCCAGACAGGCATATATTCATTAGAAACACCCGGGGGATGGCAGATTATAGGCAGAACACCATTGACACTGTTTGATCATCAACGTGTTCAACCGTCATTGCTACAGGCCGGAGAATCTGTTAAATTCGTTCCTATTACAGCTAAAGAGTTTAACGATTTTCACTAA
- a CDS encoding alpha/beta fold hydrolase, which produces MPGLLEQNKNRIYFISGLGADRRAFKKLTFPSHFELIYLDWINPVLNESLEDYACRLAARIDTSSPFYLIGLSFGGMISVEIAKRFNPVHTFLISSTPVFNELPWYFRLAGKLSLQKILPLNLLKSNANAGLKFMGAKTSDDKIMLKQLIKDSDPLFLKWALTCILNWRNIERPENITHIHGNDDYTLPMRYNKPDVVINGGGHFMVYSNAYEISNIIMGKIG; this is translated from the coding sequence ATGCCAGGTTTATTAGAGCAAAACAAGAATAGAATATATTTTATAAGTGGTTTAGGCGCAGACAGAAGAGCTTTTAAAAAACTTACTTTCCCTTCTCATTTTGAATTAATTTATCTCGATTGGATTAATCCGGTTCTTAATGAATCTTTAGAAGATTATGCTTGCAGACTGGCTGCGAGAATAGATACGTCAAGTCCTTTTTATTTAATTGGTTTATCTTTTGGTGGAATGATTTCCGTAGAGATTGCAAAACGCTTTAATCCTGTTCATACTTTTTTAATTTCCAGCACTCCGGTTTTTAATGAATTGCCCTGGTATTTTAGGTTAGCAGGAAAATTGAGTCTGCAAAAAATATTACCGCTAAACTTATTGAAGTCTAATGCGAATGCTGGTCTTAAGTTTATGGGTGCTAAGACAAGTGATGATAAAATTATGCTAAAACAACTAATTAAAGACAGTGACCCATTGTTTTTAAAATGGGCGCTAACATGCATTCTAAACTGGAGAAATATTGAAAGGCCAGAAAATATAACACATATACATGGAAATGATGACTACACCCTTCCAATGAGATACAATAAACCTGACGTTGTGATTAATGGCGGAGGGCACTTCATGGTGTATAGCAATGCATATGAAATAAGTAACATAATTATGGGTAAAATTGGATGA
- a CDS encoding acyltransferase codes for MSKLNPEILKPKQHFEILDGLRGFAALVVVLFHFMEWIFTDPGKNFIGHGFLAVDFFFCLSGFVIAYAYDNRMAEMGIVEFFKSRFIRLHPLVIAGSVLGLLAFLFDPFGGHPELYTTGKIILTFICSILLVPFPVIEDRGFNLFSFNAPAWSLFWEYVANIVYAFVLYRIGRSLLFLFTVISALAVCFVAYRSGNLLGGWSGPTFWDGAARISYSFLAGMLIYRSKWIIKNKLGFIGLTVLLLFAFISPSSTWNWLVEPFIVLFYFPVIIALGAGATLTPSLQKLCTFSGKISYPLYMTHYAFLWMFGNYFTNHKPDNMQLAIIIISALILLPAFAYLIMVTYDIPLRKYLTNKRKR; via the coding sequence ATGAGCAAATTGAACCCTGAAATTCTAAAACCAAAACAGCATTTTGAAATACTAGATGGACTAAGAGGCTTTGCTGCGCTCGTCGTTGTTTTATTTCATTTTATGGAATGGATATTTACCGATCCAGGCAAAAACTTTATCGGACATGGATTTTTAGCGGTAGACTTCTTTTTCTGCCTGTCAGGTTTTGTAATTGCTTATGCTTATGATAACCGCATGGCAGAAATGGGCATCGTTGAATTTTTTAAATCCAGATTTATAAGATTGCACCCATTGGTTATTGCGGGATCAGTATTAGGCCTGCTGGCATTTCTCTTTGACCCTTTTGGCGGGCACCCGGAATTGTATACTACCGGCAAAATCATTTTAACTTTTATTTGTTCTATTCTACTTGTTCCTTTTCCTGTTATAGAAGACCGTGGTTTTAATCTATTCAGTTTCAATGCACCTGCATGGTCATTATTCTGGGAATACGTTGCCAATATTGTTTACGCCTTTGTATTGTATAGAATTGGTCGCAGTTTGCTGTTTTTGTTCACTGTAATATCTGCCCTGGCCGTTTGTTTTGTAGCTTACCGCTCCGGTAATTTATTGGGCGGATGGAGTGGCCCCACATTTTGGGACGGAGCTGCCCGTATTTCATATTCATTTTTAGCAGGAATGCTCATTTACCGTTCCAAATGGATTATCAAAAATAAACTGGGATTTATTGGCCTTACTGTGTTGTTATTATTTGCATTTATCTCTCCTTCTTCAACCTGGAACTGGTTAGTTGAGCCTTTCATTGTACTGTTTTATTTCCCAGTGATTATTGCATTGGGTGCAGGAGCCACATTAACACCAAGCCTGCAAAAACTTTGCACTTTTTCTGGTAAAATATCCTATCCCTTATATATGACACACTATGCTTTCCTCTGGATGTTTGGCAACTATTTTACTAACCACAAGCCCGACAACATGCAACTGGCAATAATTATCATCAGCGCATTAATTCTGCTACCTGCCTTTGCATATCTAATCATGGTGACATACGACATTCCATTAAGAAAATACCTGACCAATAAAAGAAAACGTTAA
- a CDS encoding SUMF1/EgtB/PvdO family nonheme iron enzyme, which yields MTQVEAQTANREIEIPSGSYWVGSKGHSINPYRKIQLNSFKISNTELTNAEFENFVTATNYITDAERLKNAMVFKAGLPEFRWINDSTAYWRYPNGISRGGIKDKMNHPVTTISYNDIQAYCKWAKVRLPSFEEWEVASRAGNGDDRYFWGPEKSEISGYANIWLGKNHLEPDYADGFMYTAPVASFKPNKWGLYDMYGNVFEFCQGSLPTDPAKRTIVHARGGSWWCSKNSCDFFNSVDIGNINPKASFSNQGFRVVTSL from the coding sequence GTGACTCAAGTTGAGGCTCAAACAGCTAATAGAGAGATAGAAATTCCTTCGGGAAGTTACTGGGTAGGATCTAAAGGCCATTCCATTAACCCCTACAGAAAAATACAGCTGAATTCCTTTAAAATTTCTAATACCGAACTGACCAATGCTGAATTTGAAAACTTCGTTACTGCCACGAATTATATTACCGATGCGGAAAGATTAAAAAACGCTATGGTTTTTAAGGCCGGACTTCCGGAATTTAGATGGATAAATGACAGTACTGCCTATTGGAGGTACCCAAATGGCATAAGCAGGGGCGGCATTAAAGATAAAATGAACCACCCAGTAACCACCATTAGCTACAACGACATCCAGGCCTACTGTAAATGGGCTAAGGTACGCCTCCCCTCTTTCGAGGAATGGGAAGTGGCATCAAGGGCCGGAAATGGTGATGACCGATACTTTTGGGGACCAGAGAAATCAGAAATTTCCGGGTATGCAAACATTTGGCTGGGCAAAAATCATTTGGAACCCGATTATGCAGATGGATTTATGTATACTGCCCCTGTGGCAAGTTTTAAACCCAATAAATGGGGCTTATATGATATGTATGGCAATGTATTTGAATTCTGTCAGGGAAGTTTACCAACTGATCCGGCTAAAAGAACAATTGTACATGCCCGCGGAGGATCCTGGTGGTGCAGTAAAAATTCCTGCGACTTTTTTAACTCTGTTGACATTGGAAATATAAATCCTAAAGCATCCTTCAGCAATCAGGGATTTCGTGTAGTTACAAGTCTTTAA
- a CDS encoding TSUP family transporter: MLQETILLCLVSLCAGFIDAIVGGGGLLQTPAMLIILPQYPVATIFGTTKIPSISGTALAAYKYSRNVTLAYEVLLPVIVVAFFGSLLGAYCVSMIDSAVIKPVILVILIAVGLYTFTKKDFGLQQHKVISYIKALSTGLTFGFVIGFYDGLIGPGTGTFLVLAFISLLGSDFIHASASAKYVNVATNIAAIIYFGSTGHIIYEFAIPMAAFNLLGSYLGTKLALLKGNKFIRIFFLIIIAGTILRFAWDIFLKDL; this comes from the coding sequence ATGTTACAAGAGACAATTCTACTGTGCCTGGTATCTTTATGTGCTGGTTTTATTGATGCTATAGTGGGCGGCGGTGGACTACTACAAACGCCGGCTATGCTAATCATCCTGCCGCAGTATCCTGTTGCAACAATTTTTGGAACTACAAAAATACCCTCTATTAGTGGAACCGCATTGGCGGCTTATAAGTACTCAAGAAACGTGACACTAGCTTATGAGGTGCTTCTACCTGTAATAGTAGTTGCTTTTTTTGGTTCGCTACTCGGTGCTTATTGCGTATCTATGATCGACAGTGCAGTTATCAAACCTGTAATTTTGGTTATTCTAATTGCCGTAGGACTCTATACTTTTACAAAAAAGGATTTTGGTTTACAGCAACATAAAGTAATTTCCTATATCAAAGCTTTAAGTACCGGACTCACATTTGGTTTCGTCATTGGCTTCTATGACGGATTAATAGGTCCCGGAACAGGGACATTCCTGGTACTGGCCTTTATTAGTCTGTTGGGAAGTGATTTTATTCATGCCAGTGCATCTGCAAAGTATGTAAACGTGGCTACGAATATTGCAGCGATTATTTATTTTGGCAGCACGGGTCATATTATTTATGAATTTGCGATACCAATGGCAGCGTTTAACCTGCTTGGTTCCTATCTGGGGACGAAATTAGCACTGTTAAAAGGCAATAAATTTATCCGGATATTTTTCCTGATCATTATAGCAGGTACCATTTTGAGGTTTGCCTGGGATATTTTCCTTAAAGACTTGTAA
- a CDS encoding lysozyme inhibitor LprI family protein, giving the protein MKSLSMLVFALLLSPVAFSQSDRPKELTPAILASIKSKAETKSIKFKQSLDKEELTATEINFSTDTFKVEEVARLRMDVDYSTSGMTNTVVDRASSYDKLLNKYYKLLLNALKPADKNALIAAQRSWITYRDAETKLISTMRKDIYSGGGTIQSNIASAAYADLVVQRTLAIFNYYNSIYSIK; this is encoded by the coding sequence ATGAAATCCCTTTCGATGTTAGTGTTTGCATTATTGTTAAGTCCGGTTGCTTTTTCCCAGTCAGACCGCCCAAAGGAACTGACGCCTGCTATTCTGGCAAGTATAAAAAGTAAAGCAGAAACAAAATCAATTAAGTTTAAGCAGTCGCTTGATAAAGAAGAGTTAACAGCAACTGAAATTAATTTTTCTACAGATACTTTTAAAGTAGAAGAAGTTGCCCGACTAAGAATGGATGTGGATTACTCAACCTCTGGAATGACAAATACTGTTGTTGATAGGGCATCATCTTATGATAAGTTGCTGAATAAATACTACAAATTGCTTTTGAATGCCTTAAAACCAGCTGATAAAAATGCACTGATTGCTGCGCAACGTTCCTGGATCACGTACCGTGATGCGGAGACCAAATTGATCTCTACGATGAGAAAAGATATCTATTCAGGTGGCGGAACCATTCAGTCAAATATTGCCTCGGCTGCCTATGCCGATCTTGTTGTTCAAAGAACCTTAGCGATATTCAATTACTACAATAGCATTTATTCTATAAAATAG
- a CDS encoding 2-hydroxyacid dehydrogenase, which translates to MKIAFFSAKPYDKTFFNKHNAPYNFELQYWETHLGPHIANAVDEGTEVICAFVNDKLNEEVIDVLAAKGVKIIALRCAGFNNVNLETAKKHGIKVCRVPAYSPEAVAEHAVAMLLTLNRKTHKAYNRVREQNFSLNGLLGFNLHGKTVGVIGTGKIGKAFCNIMLGFGCKVIAYDIYEDQELKDKGIQYLPFKEVLNGASIISLHCPLTADNRYLINKESLAEMPKGVTIINTSRGGLLHTQDVIEALKTGQISYLGIDVYEQEDKLFFKDLSSVIIEDDEIQRLMSFPNVLVTGHQAFFTEDALAQISSITLNSINELIHHLPHKDPSVVLA; encoded by the coding sequence ATGAAAATAGCATTTTTTTCTGCCAAACCTTACGATAAGACATTTTTCAACAAGCACAATGCACCCTATAATTTTGAATTGCAGTATTGGGAAACCCATTTAGGTCCGCACATTGCAAACGCAGTTGATGAAGGTACAGAAGTAATTTGCGCATTTGTAAATGATAAATTGAATGAAGAAGTAATAGATGTACTTGCAGCAAAAGGTGTTAAAATAATTGCTTTACGATGCGCAGGATTTAATAATGTAAACCTTGAAACTGCAAAAAAGCATGGCATTAAAGTCTGCAGGGTACCTGCTTATTCGCCTGAAGCTGTTGCTGAGCATGCCGTAGCGATGTTGCTGACCTTGAACAGAAAAACCCACAAAGCTTACAACCGGGTACGTGAACAGAACTTTTCACTTAATGGTTTGCTGGGCTTTAATTTACATGGCAAAACTGTAGGCGTAATAGGAACAGGCAAGATAGGAAAGGCTTTCTGCAATATTATGCTGGGCTTTGGTTGTAAGGTCATAGCTTATGATATTTACGAAGACCAGGAACTGAAAGATAAAGGGATTCAATATTTGCCCTTTAAAGAGGTTTTAAATGGCGCTTCGATCATTTCTTTACATTGTCCGTTAACAGCAGATAACCGTTATTTGATCAATAAAGAATCATTGGCAGAAATGCCCAAAGGCGTTACCATTATCAATACCAGTCGCGGTGGTTTATTACATACACAGGATGTAATCGAAGCGTTAAAGACCGGTCAAATTTCCTATCTTGGTATAGATGTGTACGAACAGGAAGATAAATTGTTCTTCAAGGATTTGTCCAGTGTAATCATCGAAGATGATGAAATTCAACGTTTAATGAGTTTTCCAAATGTGCTGGTTACCGGGCACCAGGCCTTTTTTACTGAAGATGCACTTGCACAGATTTCCAGCATTACACTAAACAGCATCAATGAACTGATCCATCATTTACCACACAAAGATCCATCAGTTGTACTGGCGTAG
- a CDS encoding arylesterase: MKNILFFGDSLTAGYGLIKVHEQSFPALLQQKLNQLNLDYIVINAGISGDTSADGLARIASALQTQVDIFVLELGANDMLRGLPAQDTENNLQMIINQVKEKYPFAKLLLLGMELPAWIPGERAEAFRRIYRNLARANQMAFVPFFLDGVAGVQHLNLVDGIHPLAEGYEIIAQNIWPVLKEIIEH, translated from the coding sequence ATGAAAAACATATTATTTTTTGGAGATAGCCTAACTGCCGGTTACGGCCTTATTAAAGTACACGAACAGTCATTCCCTGCTTTGCTTCAGCAAAAATTGAATCAATTGAACCTTGACTACATCGTTATAAATGCAGGAATTAGCGGAGACACATCTGCAGATGGACTTGCTCGTATTGCTAGCGCGCTACAAACTCAAGTAGATATTTTTGTACTGGAACTTGGTGCCAATGATATGCTGAGGGGGCTTCCGGCTCAGGATACAGAGAACAACCTGCAAATGATTATTAATCAGGTGAAAGAAAAGTATCCTTTTGCAAAACTCTTACTGCTGGGAATGGAACTCCCTGCCTGGATACCAGGTGAACGGGCCGAGGCTTTTAGACGAATTTACAGAAATTTGGCCAGGGCAAATCAAATGGCATTTGTACCTTTCTTTTTGGATGGAGTTGCCGGGGTTCAGCATCTAAATTTAGTTGATGGCATTCATCCTCTTGCAGAAGGATATGAAATTATAGCGCAGAACATTTGGCCTGTATTGAAAGAAATAATAGAGCACTAA
- a CDS encoding protease, translating to MKNYQLLLAASILVAFASCSPNTTSTDNNSVNADSVSTQAEEKLLYAKMNIKADIKQGDSVLLKFTVYNPADTAMQFCKWHTPFEPLISKYLDITDENGNEVAYQGAMAKRVMPPPADSYLKVQPGDSLAVTVDVLKGYAITKPATYTLKYSGQNMSGLIVKDSVVFVYGK from the coding sequence ATGAAAAATTACCAGTTACTATTAGCTGCCAGTATTTTAGTCGCATTTGCATCTTGCAGCCCAAATACAACATCTACTGACAATAATAGTGTTAATGCAGATTCAGTAAGTACCCAGGCTGAAGAAAAATTGCTATATGCAAAAATGAATATCAAGGCGGATATCAAACAAGGGGATTCTGTATTATTGAAATTTACGGTTTACAATCCGGCTGATACGGCCATGCAATTTTGTAAATGGCATACGCCGTTTGAACCATTGATCAGTAAATACCTTGACATCACTGATGAAAATGGTAATGAAGTAGCTTACCAAGGTGCAATGGCTAAAAGGGTGATGCCACCTCCGGCAGATAGCTATTTAAAAGTCCAACCTGGTGATAGTTTAGCTGTAACCGTAGATGTGTTAAAAGGTTATGCAATTACCAAACCTGCTACATATACCCTCAAGTATTCAGGTCAAAATATGAGTGGCTTAATTGTTAAAGACAGCGTAGTATTTGTTTACGGCAAATAA
- a CDS encoding M48 family metallopeptidase has protein sequence MTNNIKKTVISCLFLAAAASASAQIKLNTKAIGALQKGAKAVTISDEDAAKLAKESIDWMDAHNPVASANDPYTIRLNKIFGKHKNEDGLTLNYKVYKVVDINAFACADGSIRVFSALMDKMTDEELLAIIGHEIGHVKNHDTRDAMRSAYKRAAINDAASSQSGVISALSDTQLGVLANSMLESKFSRKQETQADDYGYEFLKKHKYNVMAMSTAFKKLQSLSSGEKQSKMQKMMSSHPDSGDRAAAVEQKAKKDGLTK, from the coding sequence ATGACAAACAACATCAAAAAAACAGTAATCAGTTGCCTTTTCCTGGCAGCGGCAGCTAGTGCGTCGGCACAGATCAAATTGAATACCAAAGCCATCGGTGCACTTCAAAAAGGTGCTAAAGCTGTAACCATCAGTGATGAAGATGCAGCCAAGCTTGCTAAAGAAAGTATAGACTGGATGGATGCACACAATCCAGTAGCTAGCGCTAACGACCCTTATACCATTAGATTGAATAAAATATTTGGTAAGCATAAAAATGAAGATGGCCTTACACTTAACTACAAAGTTTATAAAGTTGTAGATATTAACGCGTTTGCTTGTGCTGACGGTTCTATTCGTGTGTTTTCAGCACTGATGGATAAAATGACTGATGAAGAACTTCTGGCCATTATTGGTCATGAGATTGGTCATGTTAAAAATCATGATACCCGCGATGCCATGCGCTCAGCTTATAAACGTGCAGCTATAAATGATGCCGCGTCTTCGCAATCTGGCGTAATTAGTGCGCTATCTGATACACAGCTTGGTGTTCTTGCAAATTCAATGTTAGAGTCAAAATTTAGCCGTAAGCAGGAAACACAGGCAGACGATTATGGATACGAATTTTTAAAGAAACATAAATACAACGTAATGGCAATGTCTACGGCTTTCAAAAAATTACAGAGCTTGAGTTCTGGCGAGAAACAAAGCAAAATGCAGAAAATGATGAGTTCGCATCCTGATAGTGGCGATCGTGCGGCGGCTGTTGAACAGAAAGCAAAAAAAGATGGTCTTACCAAATAG
- a CDS encoding NAD(P)H-quinone oxidoreductase has translation MKAVVITSFGAPEVLKIEDRPIPQISNNNQVLIRVKAAGVNRPDVFQRKGNYPAPEGVQADIPGLEVAGVVEELGEGVTQWKIGDKVCALVAGAGYAEYVAVDAGHCLPVPENFTFIEAASLPETIFTVWHNVFQRGMLKKDEHFLVHGGSSGIGITAIQLARAMGAKVFATAGSDDKCKACIDLGALYCINYRNHDFEKELKGSGIDVILDMIGGAYFNKNIEIMNPEARMVYINSMAGNTVELNIMKMMQKRITITGSTLRGRDTEFKSALAQDILKNIWPLINSGSFKPIIYAVFPISAAAAAHQLMEEGSHIGKIVLEL, from the coding sequence ATGAAAGCAGTTGTTATAACCAGTTTCGGTGCGCCCGAAGTTTTAAAAATTGAAGATCGTCCAATTCCGCAAATCAGCAACAACAACCAGGTTTTGATCAGGGTAAAAGCGGCAGGTGTAAACCGTCCAGATGTTTTTCAGCGCAAAGGCAATTACCCTGCTCCTGAAGGCGTACAGGCAGATATTCCCGGCTTGGAAGTAGCTGGTGTAGTTGAAGAATTAGGGGAAGGTGTAACGCAGTGGAAAATCGGAGACAAGGTTTGTGCGCTGGTTGCTGGTGCAGGATATGCAGAATATGTAGCTGTTGATGCAGGGCATTGTTTGCCGGTGCCAGAGAATTTTACTTTTATTGAGGCTGCGAGTTTACCTGAAACCATATTTACAGTATGGCATAATGTATTTCAACGGGGGATGCTTAAAAAAGATGAACATTTTTTAGTACATGGTGGCAGTAGTGGAATTGGCATTACTGCTATTCAACTGGCGAGGGCAATGGGCGCAAAGGTGTTTGCCACGGCTGGCTCGGATGATAAATGTAAAGCGTGTATTGATTTAGGGGCATTATATTGCATCAATTACAGAAACCATGATTTTGAAAAGGAATTAAAAGGTTCTGGAATAGATGTGATTTTGGATATGATAGGTGGAGCTTATTTTAATAAAAATATTGAAATTATGAACCCCGAGGCGCGCATGGTTTATATCAATTCGATGGCTGGTAACACGGTTGAACTGAACATTATGAAAATGATGCAGAAAAGAATCACAATTACCGGAAGCACACTGCGCGGCAGAGATACTGAATTTAAATCAGCATTAGCTCAGGACATTTTAAAAAACATTTGGCCTTTGATAAACTCAGGTAGCTTTAAACCTATTATTTATGCTGTCTTCCCAATTTCTGCTGCTGCGGCGGCCCACCAGTTAATGGAAGAGGGCAGTCATATTGGGAAAATAGTATTGGAACTTTAA